A region of Desulfuromonas thiophila DNA encodes the following proteins:
- a CDS encoding ABC transporter ATP-binding protein: MADDEMRGRLLDGRLLARFVPLLRPYRRLALLGFALLPLISLTRAGQPLLLGLAIDRSIVPGDLAALPPLALLLLLLVVLEGALVFGQNYGVQLVGQRVMADLRRVSFARLQRLPPRWFDWQPSGRVVTRLTSDIEQVGELFGSGIVSACGDLMTLGMILAVMLRLHGPLTLLTFALVPLLVLALLLIRRPMRQLMRRLRAQTASLGAFVAERVNGMAEVQIFGQQQRSAAEFEALQQPYLTTALAWVRWETLFYASVHLFGSLTLAAIVYFGGGQVVQEQLSFGLLVAFIEYARRFFQPLTELASKFSVLQTSNAALERIFALLDEPLEPVGGTMPPAGAGVLGFEALSFSYQPQTPVLRQFDLQLAAGECVALVGDTGSGKSTLAQLLLGFYAPDEGRILLNGGDIAAMDKTALRRQIGYVAQEPFLFCGSVRQNLDPAGAASAERLAQVLAEAGAEALVTRLGGLDAPAIGPRGRNLSSGERQLLALARALLPQPQVLVLDEATSHLDGDSEALIYRALARVARRRTTLMIVHHLRLAAQVADRIVVLHQGRLVEQGSHAELLALPGRYARLWHLQQLQQQAQETRSAGRVTGEETL; the protein is encoded by the coding sequence ATGGCCGATGACGAGATGCGCGGTCGTCTGCTGGATGGCCGCCTGCTGGCCCGTTTTGTGCCGCTGTTGCGGCCCTATCGCCGGCTGGCCCTGCTTGGTTTTGCCCTGCTGCCGCTGATTTCACTGACCCGGGCCGGCCAACCGCTGCTGCTGGGCCTGGCCATTGACCGCAGCATCGTGCCGGGGGATCTGGCCGCGCTGCCGCCGCTGGCTCTGTTGCTGCTGCTGCTGGTGGTGCTGGAAGGCGCTTTGGTGTTCGGCCAGAACTACGGCGTGCAACTGGTCGGGCAGCGGGTCATGGCCGATTTGCGGCGCGTCAGCTTTGCCCGCCTGCAACGGCTGCCGCCGCGCTGGTTCGACTGGCAGCCGTCGGGTCGGGTGGTGACCCGCCTGACCTCGGATATCGAGCAGGTCGGTGAGCTGTTTGGTTCCGGCATCGTGTCGGCCTGTGGTGACCTGATGACCCTGGGCATGATCCTGGCGGTGATGCTGCGCCTGCATGGCCCCCTGACCCTGCTGACCTTCGCCCTGGTGCCACTGCTGGTGCTGGCATTGCTGCTGATTCGTCGGCCCATGCGCCAGTTGATGCGGCGGCTGCGGGCGCAGACCGCCAGTCTGGGGGCCTTTGTCGCCGAACGGGTCAACGGCATGGCCGAGGTGCAGATCTTCGGCCAGCAGCAGCGCAGCGCGGCCGAGTTCGAGGCGCTGCAGCAACCCTATCTGACCACGGCGCTGGCCTGGGTGCGCTGGGAGACCCTGTTTTACGCCAGCGTCCATCTGTTCGGCAGCCTGACCCTGGCGGCGATCGTTTATTTCGGCGGCGGCCAGGTGGTACAGGAGCAGCTGAGCTTTGGTCTTCTGGTGGCCTTTATCGAATATGCCCGGCGTTTTTTTCAGCCACTGACCGAGCTGGCATCGAAGTTCTCGGTGTTGCAGACCAGCAATGCCGCGCTGGAGCGTATCTTCGCGCTGCTGGATGAACCGCTGGAACCGGTCGGCGGGACAATGCCGCCGGCAGGCGCTGGCGTTTTAGGCTTTGAGGCGCTGAGCTTTTCCTACCAGCCGCAGACGCCGGTGCTGCGTCAGTTCGATCTGCAACTGGCGGCGGGTGAATGCGTGGCGCTGGTGGGCGATACCGGCAGCGGCAAAAGCACCCTGGCGCAACTGCTGCTGGGTTTCTATGCGCCCGATGAGGGCCGTATTCTGCTCAATGGTGGCGATATCGCCGCCATGGACAAGACGGCGCTGCGACGGCAGATCGGTTATGTGGCGCAGGAGCCGTTCCTGTTTTGCGGCAGCGTACGGCAGAATCTCGATCCGGCTGGCGCTGCGTCGGCAGAGCGTCTGGCGCAGGTGCTGGCCGAGGCTGGCGCCGAAGCCCTGGTGACGCGGCTGGGTGGGCTTGATGCGCCGGCCATTGGCCCGCGCGGTCGCAATCTTTCCAGCGGCGAACGGCAGCTGCTGGCACTGGCGCGGGCGCTGCTGCCTCAGCCTCAGGTATTGGTGCTGGATGAGGCCACCAGCCATCTTGATGGCGACAGCGAGGCGCTGATCTACCGTGCCCTGGCGCGGGTGGCGCGGCGCCGTACCACCCTGATGATTGTGCACCATCTGCGGCTGGCGGCCCAGGTGGCTGACCGGATTGTGGTGTTGCACCAGGGCCGGCTGGTGGAGCAGGGCTCCCATGCCGAGCTGCTGGCATTGCCGGGGCGCTATGCCCGCTTGTGGCATCTGCAGCAGTTGCAACAGCAGGCGCAGGAAACCCGATCAGCCGGCCGCGTGACCGGCGAGGAGACTCTATGA
- the rsgA gene encoding ribosome small subunit-dependent GTPase A: MTMPVPPGRRHGRIVRHYGVEVRLAFDDGDFLTVRVKRNSGHVVGDRVCWHGDRLERLERRTLLQRQDPFGKVRSLAANLDGLGIVLAPQPTTPVAFIERVLVAARSAAIAPFLLVNKADLAGSAVLAQQLRQQFGDTQPLLLVSALSGAGLTPLRDLLATLGCCALAGQSGVGKSALLNALCPGLDLQVGELAEGGQGGHTSSVSTLVDLASGGSLIDTPGFRDFAPVQIASAELPGWFPGFAELLHQRACRFRDCRHRQEPGCVIRQALADGSLSAERYGRYLALLDELEAAEQRQRGW; this comes from the coding sequence ATGACCATGCCAGTGCCGCCGGGCCGGCGCCATGGCCGGATTGTGCGCCATTACGGTGTCGAGGTCCGGTTGGCGTTTGATGATGGCGATTTCTTGACGGTGCGGGTGAAGCGCAACTCCGGTCATGTGGTGGGCGACCGGGTATGCTGGCACGGTGACCGGCTGGAACGGCTGGAACGGCGCACCCTGCTGCAGCGACAGGATCCATTTGGCAAGGTGCGCTCCCTGGCCGCCAATCTTGATGGTCTGGGCATTGTCCTGGCCCCCCAGCCGACGACGCCGGTGGCCTTTATCGAACGGGTGCTGGTTGCCGCCCGCAGCGCCGCCATCGCGCCCTTTTTGCTGGTCAACAAGGCCGATCTGGCTGGCAGCGCGGTGCTGGCGCAGCAGCTACGGCAGCAATTTGGCGATACCCAGCCGCTGCTGTTGGTCAGTGCTCTGAGTGGCGCCGGGCTGACGCCGTTGCGTGACCTGCTGGCGACACTGGGCTGCTGCGCTCTGGCGGGTCAATCGGGTGTTGGTAAAAGCGCCCTGCTCAACGCCCTTTGTCCCGGTCTTGATCTGCAGGTTGGTGAGCTGGCCGAAGGCGGCCAGGGCGGTCATACCAGCAGCGTGTCGACTCTGGTGGATCTGGCCAGTGGCGGCAGCCTGATTGATACGCCGGGTTTTCGCGATTTTGCCCCGGTGCAGATTGCCAGTGCCGAACTACCCGGCTGGTTCCCCGGTTTCGCCGAGCTGTTACACCAGCGTGCCTGCCGCTTCCGTGATTGTCGCCATCGGCAGGAACCCGGCTGTGTTATCCGTCAAGCCCTGGCTGACGGCAGCCTGTCCGCTGAACGCTATGGCCGCTATCTGGCGCTGCTTGATGAACTCGAAGCCGCCGAGCAGCGCCAGCGCGGCTGGTGA
- a CDS encoding tetratricopeptide repeat protein produces the protein MTARKRLLLNSLFFFVCVAIATAAILYNYSYKVCWRCDTQDYYQRGKEFVCRAETELQETGIDFLRLAAERGWPQAKILLAESYSNHLPDGYQPLDHHASHCLNGQLGDNAVAARALFNDGYQALRAQKANDSQLLYNMGLLYNATILAGDQPDQLALQCFEQAAEAGHQAARLHLARHFHQRSDYPRASHWLLLAAEAGSDPAPALQLGDYHFYGRGLEQDYNKAVNWYRQALKIAKQQAARQPQAERAAVEDEPRARIDMALRKLQQNRHLTPLTLGYRVVGDANRFEVLCDGHDGPIGTIERDPQGLVARLASDLELPVGVATAHKTFGSLDAATDWLLQTYGRSRHGSSKKFYFQLQR, from the coding sequence ATGACCGCCCGAAAACGTCTGCTGCTCAACAGCTTGTTCTTCTTTGTCTGCGTTGCTATCGCCACGGCCGCCATACTTTACAACTACAGCTACAAGGTCTGCTGGCGCTGCGACACCCAGGATTATTATCAGCGCGGCAAGGAATTCGTCTGCCGAGCCGAAACCGAACTGCAGGAAACCGGTATCGATTTTCTGCGACTGGCGGCCGAACGCGGCTGGCCTCAGGCCAAGATCCTGCTGGCGGAAAGCTACAGCAATCACCTGCCTGACGGCTATCAGCCCCTCGACCACCATGCCAGCCACTGCCTCAACGGCCAGCTGGGCGACAATGCCGTCGCCGCCCGCGCCCTGTTCAACGACGGCTACCAGGCCCTGCGGGCACAAAAAGCCAACGACAGCCAGCTGCTCTACAACATGGGCCTGCTGTACAATGCCACCATTCTCGCCGGCGACCAGCCCGACCAGCTGGCACTTCAATGTTTCGAGCAGGCCGCCGAAGCCGGCCATCAGGCCGCCCGACTGCATCTGGCACGGCATTTTCACCAGCGCAGCGATTACCCCCGCGCCAGCCACTGGCTGCTGCTGGCGGCCGAAGCCGGCAGCGACCCGGCACCGGCCCTGCAGCTGGGCGACTATCACTTCTACGGCCGCGGCCTGGAACAGGACTACAACAAGGCCGTCAACTGGTACCGTCAGGCGCTGAAGATCGCCAAACAGCAGGCGGCCCGCCAGCCACAGGCTGAACGTGCCGCCGTCGAGGATGAACCTCGCGCCCGCATCGACATGGCCCTGCGCAAGCTGCAGCAAAACCGTCATCTCACGCCCCTGACCCTGGGCTACCGCGTCGTCGGTGACGCCAACCGCTTCGAGGTGCTGTGCGATGGCCACGACGGCCCCATCGGCACCATCGAACGAGATCCGCAGGGACTGGTGGCCCGCCTCGCCAGCGATCTTGAGCTACCCGTCGGCGTCGCCACCGCACACAAAACCTTCGGCTCCCTCGACGCCGCTACCGACTGGCTGCTGCAGACCTACGGCCGCAGCCGCCACGGCAGCAGCAAGAAGTTTTATTTCCAGCTGCAGCGCTGA
- a CDS encoding cytochrome c3 family protein, translating into MRFHPSHLLTVLLSVLLLSSGQTPARAAAEQTVPPLTDADCIKCHRQPARDIAEHGGAHKTAIGCFDCHQSHPPAGKAVIPSCSDCHGPKDAAHFALQGCQDCHAPHAPGISDLSALPDATAACLTCHEAVGKDFKQHPSLHADQACTDCHSGHGLASGQFSPCLDCHEPHQDGMQQQDCTGCHAPHRPTAYAFSPSTPTRWCAACHEETVASLDAHGGAHKTAITCSDCHQNHPPAESGVIPACADCHAPGAAEHYRVDGCLRCHNPHEPLRIDMSAVSPVKPICLSCHAAPGREMHDWPSAHAEMDCNECHAEHGLASSCLDCHDGHSSDMAYADCLKCHQPHSPTALQFGQSGIAPQLCGSCHRQPLKELGATDTEHGNLECVFCHRRTHKVILSCDNCHGQPHDAGIHRQFSDCNHCHQGPHALRN; encoded by the coding sequence ATGAGATTTCACCCTAGCCATCTGTTGACGGTGCTGCTCAGTGTTCTGCTGCTCAGCAGTGGTCAGACCCCCGCCCGGGCCGCCGCCGAACAAACTGTGCCCCCCCTGACCGATGCCGACTGCATCAAGTGCCACCGCCAGCCGGCCCGCGACATCGCCGAACACGGCGGCGCCCATAAAACCGCCATCGGCTGTTTCGACTGCCACCAGAGCCATCCACCGGCCGGCAAGGCGGTCATCCCGTCCTGCAGCGACTGTCACGGCCCCAAGGACGCGGCCCACTTCGCCCTGCAGGGCTGCCAGGATTGCCACGCGCCACACGCGCCTGGCATCAGCGATTTATCGGCTCTGCCCGACGCCACCGCGGCCTGCCTGACCTGTCACGAAGCCGTCGGCAAGGATTTCAAGCAACATCCCAGCCTGCACGCCGACCAGGCCTGCACCGATTGTCACAGCGGTCATGGTCTGGCATCCGGTCAGTTCAGCCCTTGTCTTGACTGCCACGAACCCCACCAGGACGGCATGCAGCAACAGGACTGCACCGGCTGCCATGCGCCACACCGGCCCACCGCTTACGCCTTCAGTCCCAGCACCCCGACCCGCTGGTGCGCGGCCTGCCATGAGGAAACCGTCGCCAGCCTCGACGCCCACGGCGGCGCCCACAAAACCGCCATTACCTGCAGCGATTGCCACCAGAATCACCCGCCGGCAGAATCCGGCGTCATTCCGGCCTGTGCCGACTGCCATGCCCCCGGCGCGGCAGAACACTACCGGGTGGACGGCTGTCTGCGTTGTCACAATCCGCACGAACCACTGCGAATCGACATGAGCGCAGTGTCACCAGTCAAACCCATCTGCCTGTCCTGCCATGCGGCGCCGGGCCGGGAGATGCACGACTGGCCCAGCGCCCACGCGGAGATGGACTGCAATGAATGCCACGCCGAGCACGGTCTGGCCAGCAGTTGTCTGGACTGTCACGATGGTCACAGCAGTGACATGGCCTACGCCGACTGTCTTAAATGCCACCAACCGCACAGCCCTACGGCTCTGCAGTTCGGCCAAAGCGGCATCGCGCCTCAACTGTGTGGCAGCTGTCACCGACAGCCCCTGAAAGAGCTTGGTGCCACCGATACCGAGCATGGCAACCTTGAGTGCGTCTTCTGTCATCGCCGTACCCACAAGGTGATCCTCAGCTGCGACAACTGCCACGGCCAGCCCCACGATGCGGGCATCCACCGGCAGTTCAGCGACTGCAACCACTGTCATCAGGGCCCGCACGCCCTGCGCAACTAG